A stretch of Bos mutus isolate GX-2022 chromosome 8, NWIPB_WYAK_1.1, whole genome shotgun sequence DNA encodes these proteins:
- the LOC138989001 gene encoding beta-defensin 43-like produces MKVLLSLLGVLALLSIVPQARSLFFQEGCPSGYYNCRMKCNANEYAVKYCADWTICCKEKKKVKEKKKW; encoded by the exons ATGAAGGTCTTGCTTTCCCTCCTCGGGGTTCTTGCCTTACTGTCCATAGTTCCTCAAG ccaGAAGCCTCTTTTTTCAGGAAGGATGTCCTTCAGGATACTATAACTGCAGAATGAAGTGCAATGCTAACGAATACGCAGTTAAATACTGTGCTGACTGGACCATCTgctgcaaagagaagaaaaaagttaaggaaaaaaagaagtggtGA